One genomic window of Branchiostoma lanceolatum isolate klBraLanc5 chromosome 5, klBraLanc5.hap2, whole genome shotgun sequence includes the following:
- the LOC136434646 gene encoding tripartite motif-containing protein 3-like, whose amino-acid sequence MCTNLQPTEAEDTTYAPGATACCSSGGDHELMDKPTRGSVNDSFGQTEPPKLPGKIIPSEKVVFGGYGREPGKFLRNSGAVVSPDNEIFVNDVHNKRIQVFSMSGVFLRLFRTAMVGANGREYDIQPCDVAMDAEGYLWVLGQRVYRTSALFVIKYSREGVALTMFDLQRWGWYPNIAVDTGNDIIVVEASAEIFMFRPDGELLRSFQLKQETEVRRFGREQGTDVESVAIDKEGNILVTDPSLTSPWVHVYNQSGHWLFKFGGFGQGEGELKHPQGVCVDAIGRILVVDWGNRRVDMFTSRGEFVRTVVKITHPWGIAVGPAGQLVVTSVQDSTVTVFPRQMLFP is encoded by the exons ATGTGTACAAACCTACAGCCTACAGAAGCTGAGGATACTACCTACGCCCCTGGTGCCACTGCCTGCTGCTCCTCTGGTGGTGATCATGAGCTCATGGACAAACCCACG AGGGGGTCTGTCAATGACTCCTTTGGACAAACAGAACCACCCAAGTTGCCAG GCAAAATCATACCATCGGAGAAGGTCGTGTTTGGTGGATATGGAAGAGAACCCGGGAAATTCCTGCGAAACAGTGGAGCGGTCGTGTCTCCTGACAATGAGATATTTGTCAATGATGTGCACAATAAACGAATCCAAGTCTTCAGCATGAGTGGGGTCTTTCTCCGTCTCTTCCGAACGGCAATGGTGGGTGCTAACGGCCGCGAATACGACATCCAACCCTGCGATGTTGCTATGGACGCAGAGGGTTATTTGTGGGTATTGGGGCAGAGAGTGTACCGTACTTCGGCCCTTTTTGTAATCAAGTACAGTCGGGAAGGTGTGGCATTGACCATGTTCGATTTGCAGCGCTGGGGTTGGTACCCAAACATCGCCGTGGACACGGGCAACGACATCATCGTTGTGGAGGCCTCTGCTGAAATCTTCATGTTCCGCCCGGACGGAGAGCTCCTTCGCAGTTTTCAACTGAAGCAAGAAACGGAAGTTCGCCGTTTTGGAAGAGAGCAGGGAACGGATGTCGAATCTGTTGCGATAGACAAGGAAGGAAACATCCTCGTTACGGACCCGTCATTGACGAGCCCATGGGTACATGTGTACAACCAATCCGGACATTGGCTATTCAAATTTGGGGGATTCGGACAAGGCGAAGGTGAGCTAAAGCACCCACAAGGTGTCTGTGTAGACGCCATCGGGCGCATCCTCGTGGTGGATTGGGGAAACAGACGGGTGGACATGTTCACAAGCCGCGGGGAGTTTGTCCGCACCGTTGTTAAGATTACACATCCGTGGGGCATTGCTGTAGGTCCGGCTGGACAGTTAGTGGTGACCAGCGTACAAGACAGCACCGTCACCGTCTTTCCTCGCCAGATGTTATTTCCGTAG